The Sphingobacterium bambusae genome includes a window with the following:
- a CDS encoding glycosyltransferase family protein, translated as MKILYAVQGTGNGHLCRALDIIPILRDLGEVDVLVSGIQADIQLPFEVKYRLHGLSFIFGKSGGVDLWRTFMSSTVRKFVQEINQLPVEQYDLVINDFEPISAWACQTRDVPCVGLSHQIGALDAASPKPDEKDMLGKFIMKNYAPTSTSYGFHFKAYSKNVFTPVIRQSIRELEPKDLGHYTVYLPSYDDAHLLKHLSKFPDVQWDVYSKHNKKQFTLKNVTINPIQSDSFIKSMANASGVLCGAGFETPAEALYLNKKLLVVPMKNQYEQHLNAAALEQMGVPVINSLKRKYEYAIEAWLNSKNKVSVDYPDETRAIVTKIVEKHK; from the coding sequence ATGAAAATACTCTACGCGGTTCAGGGTACAGGAAACGGGCATTTGTGCCGGGCCTTGGACATTATTCCCATACTACGGGATTTGGGCGAGGTCGATGTGCTGGTGAGTGGTATACAGGCCGATATTCAATTGCCTTTTGAGGTGAAGTATCGTTTGCATGGCTTAAGCTTTATTTTCGGTAAGTCGGGTGGCGTGGACTTGTGGCGCACTTTTATGAGCTCCACGGTGCGCAAGTTTGTGCAGGAGATCAACCAGCTTCCGGTGGAGCAGTATGATTTGGTGATCAACGACTTCGAGCCTATCTCGGCTTGGGCCTGCCAAACGCGGGATGTGCCCTGCGTCGGCCTGAGCCACCAAATTGGTGCCTTGGATGCGGCCAGTCCAAAGCCCGATGAAAAGGATATGCTGGGCAAGTTTATCATGAAAAACTATGCGCCAACAAGCACCTCCTATGGTTTTCATTTTAAGGCTTATAGCAAGAATGTTTTCACACCGGTCATCCGGCAATCTATCCGCGAGCTGGAACCTAAAGATTTGGGCCATTACACGGTGTATCTGCCTTCCTATGACGATGCGCATCTGTTGAAGCATCTGTCGAAATTTCCGGATGTGCAATGGGACGTGTATTCGAAGCACAACAAGAAGCAGTTTACGTTGAAGAACGTGACCATCAACCCCATTCAGAGCGACAGCTTCATTAAGAGCATGGCCAATGCGTCGGGCGTTTTGTGTGGAGCGGGCTTTGAGACGCCGGCGGAAGCGCTCTACCTGAATAAGAAGCTGCTGGTGGTGCCCATGAAGAACCAATATGAGCAGCATCTGAATGCTGCTGCCTTGGAACAGATGGGGGTGCCGGTGATCAATAGTTTAAAACGAAAGTATGAATATGCCATTGAGGCTTGGTTAAATAGTAAAAATAAAGTAAGTGTCGATTACCCCGATGAAACGCGGGCGATCGTGACGAAAATTGTAGAAAAACATAAGTAA
- a CDS encoding zinc dependent phospholipase C family protein, with protein MSRRLCLLSAPLALLLSSWGFFAHKLINQHAVHTLPAELSVFYKKHIQLITEKAVDPDKRCYIDTLESPRHFIDIDDYDQGQIDSIPIHWSQAKEKYQERQLRAHGIIPWQIQLTYQKLVKAFRDKELQDIIRHSADLGHYLADAHVPLHTTSNYNGQYTGQIGIHAFWESRIPEMFAKRYNLLVGKATYIKSPLDTAWLIVKESHERVADVLAIERQLAREFPKDRQRGYIKRNNILVGTYSDAYTEKYHERMQGMVEQRMRASIRRIGSFWFSAWVDAGQPTLDIKRKMNASKDTLGTSNGKILGRDEWH; from the coding sequence ATGTCTAGAAGATTATGCCTGCTCAGCGCTCCTTTGGCCCTATTGCTCTCCTCTTGGGGATTCTTTGCCCACAAGCTCATCAACCAACATGCCGTGCATACGCTCCCTGCCGAGCTTTCCGTTTTTTACAAGAAGCACATACAGCTCATTACCGAGAAAGCCGTCGATCCGGATAAAAGATGCTATATAGACACGCTGGAATCACCGCGTCATTTTATCGATATAGACGATTACGATCAAGGGCAGATAGACTCCATCCCCATACATTGGTCGCAAGCCAAAGAAAAATACCAAGAGCGGCAGCTGCGCGCCCATGGCATCATCCCCTGGCAGATACAGCTCACCTACCAAAAGCTTGTTAAAGCATTCCGCGACAAGGAACTGCAGGATATTATCCGCCATTCGGCAGATCTAGGTCACTACCTCGCCGATGCCCATGTGCCCCTACATACCACAAGCAACTACAACGGTCAATATACCGGACAGATCGGCATCCATGCCTTTTGGGAGAGCCGCATTCCAGAAATGTTTGCCAAGCGCTACAACCTTTTGGTGGGCAAAGCCACCTATATCAAAAGCCCGCTGGACACCGCTTGGCTCATCGTGAAAGAAAGCCACGAACGGGTAGCGGATGTACTCGCTATCGAGCGGCAGCTGGCACGCGAATTTCCCAAAGATCGGCAGCGCGGCTATATAAAGCGCAACAATATCTTAGTAGGCACCTACTCCGATGCGTACACGGAAAAATACCACGAGCGGATGCAAGGTATGGTAGAGCAACGGATGCGCGCATCCATACGCCGCATCGGTTCGTTTTGGTTTTCAGCATGGGTAGATGCCGGGCAGCCTACACTCGATATCAAACGAAAAATGAACGCTTCCAAAGATACGCTGGGAACCTCGAACGGGAAGATTTTAGGTCGTGATGAATGGCATTGA